TGGTGCTCGTCGGAACGGCGCTGAGCTTCGCGATTCCCGGAATCCGGGAAGAAGTGGAGAGCACGTCGATTTGGAACCCCGGTATCCACGGCATGTCCGAGGTGCTGTACGCGTTCACCTCCGCGGCGAACAACAACGGTTCCGCATTCGCGGGTCTCACCGCGAACACTCCGTGGTTGAACACCGCGCTGGGCGTCGCGATGCTGCTGGGCAGGTTCGTACCGATCGTGTTCGTCCTCGCCCTGGCGGGCTCTCTCGCCGCTCAGGACAAGGTCCCGTCCACGTCCGGCACCCTCCCCACGCACCGTCCGATGTTCATCGGGCTGCTGACCGTGGTCACCGTTCTGGTGACCGCACTCACCTTCTTCCCCGTTCTCGCGCTAGGTCCGCTAGCGGAAGGGCTGATGTAACCCATGTCCACACTCACTGCGACGCACTCGTCGCCGACGTCCACTCACACCCGCACGACCGGGTTCTCCTGGAATCAGATCCGGGCGGCCATTCCCGGAGCATTCCGAAAACTCGATCCCCGGGAGCAGTGGCGCAACCCCGTCATGTTCCTGGTGTGGATCGGTGCGGCCTTCACGACGATCCTCGCCCTCGCGGAACCCGTGATCGGCGGACCCGCCGACTCGGGCGGAACGCGCGTACCACTCTCTTTCACCTGGGCCATCGCGGTCTGGCTGTGGCTGACCGTGCTCTTCGCGAACCTCGCCGAGTCGGTGGCGGAGGGCCGCGGCAAAGCGCAGGCCGAGACGCTCCGGAAGACACGCACGAGCACCCTGGCCAACCGACTGGACGACTATTATCCGGCGCCGGATCCCTCCGCGGAGTCCGTCGGCATCACCCAGGTCTCGTCCTCCGACCTCACGCTGGGCGACCTCGTGGTCGTCACCGCCGGCGAACTCATACCCGGTGACGGCGACATCGTCTGGGGCATCGCGTCCGTTGACGAGTCCGCCATCACCGGAGAGTCCGCCCCCGTGGTGCGCGAGTCCGGCGGCGACCGATCGGCGGTGACGGGCGGCACGCGCGTCCTCTCGGACCGGATCGTGGTGCGCATCACCTCCAAGCCCGGTGAGACGTTCGTGGATCGGATGATCTCCCTCGTCGAGGGCGCGGCACGGCAGAAGACGCCGAACGAGATCGCGCTGAACATCCTGCTCGCGTCACTGTCGATCATTTTCGTCGTCGTCGCGCTCACCCTGAACCCGATCGCGTCCTACGCGGCCGCCCCCGTGAGCGTCACCGTGCTGGTCGCGCTCCTCGTGTGCCTCATCCCCACCACCATCGGGGCGCTGCTCTCGGCCATCGGCATTGCCGGGATGGATCGGCTCGTGCAACGCAACGTCCTGGCGATGTCCGGGCGTGCGGTCGAAGCCGCAGGCGATGTGACGACGCTGCTGCTGGACAAGACCGGCACCATTACCTACGGCAACCGGCGCGCCAGCGCGTTCGTCCGCGTCGGCGGGGTGCAGGAGCAGGAGCTGGTCCGGGCCGCCGCGCTGTCGTCGCTGGCCGACCCGACCCCGGAGGGCGTGTCGATCGTGGACCTCGCCGAGCGTGAGCACGGAGAGGTCGATCGGAACACGACCGGGGAGATCGTCCCGTTCACGGCGCAGACCCGCATGTCGGGCCTGGACCTGTCCGATGGCACCCAGATTCGCAAGGGCGCAGGCTCTGCAATCATGGCGTGGTTGGAAGACGGTGGTGAACGGTTGCCGTCGTCGCTGGTCGCGGAGCTCAACGAATATGTCGAGCGCATCTCCCAGTCCGGCGGCACCCCGCTCGTCGTCGCCACCAAGGACGCGACCGGTGCGGGGCGTCTGCTCGGTGTGGTGCATCTCAAGGATGTTGTCAAGGAGGGGCTGCCGGCGAAGTTCGCCGAGATGCGCGCGATGGGCATCCGCACGGTGATGATCACCGGCGACAACCCTCTCACCGCTGCCGCGATCGCGAAGGAAGCCGGCGTCGACGACTTCCTCGCCGAAGCCACCCCGGAGGACAAACTCGCCTACATCCGTAAGGAGCAGGAAGGCGGGAACCTGGTCGCGATGACCGGCGACGGCACGAACGACGCACCCGCGCTCGCGCAGGCCGATGTCGGGGTCGCCATGAACTCCGGAACCTCGGCGGCGAAAGAGGCCGGCAACATGGTCGATCTCGACAGCGACCCCTCCAAGCTCATCGACGTGGTACGGATCGGGAAGCAGCTGCTGATCACCCGGGGAGCGTTGACCACGTTCTCGATCGCGAACGACCTCGCGAAGTACTTCGCGATCATCCCCGCCATGTTCATGGGAGTGTTCCCGCAGCTCGCCGCGCTGAACATCATGGGGCTGCACTCGCCGGCCTCGGCGGTGCTGTCGGCGATCATCTTCAACGCCATCGTGATCGTGTTCCTCATCCCGCTCGCCTTGCGCGGAGTGAAGTACCGGCCCGGGAACGCGTCCCGCATCCTCGGCCGCAACCTCGCCGTGTACGGGCTGGGCGGCGTGATCGCCCCCTTCATCGGGATCTGGCTGATCGACTTGCTCGTCCGCTTCATCCCCGGCTTCTGACACCCCTTCGGAAAGCAGAGAACATCATGAACACACAAGCTCGCGGAATCGGGCGCACCATCTGGGTCGCCACCCGAACCATGGCGCTGCTCACCGCCGCCCTCGGCGTCGGCTACACCCTCCTCATCACCGGTATCGGGCACGTCGCTCTCCCCGGCCAAGCCAGCGGGTCGATCATCACCAGCCAGGACGGGGACCCGGTCGGGTCATCACTGATCGGCCAGACCTTCACCGACGCGGACGGCAACCCGATTCCCGAGTACTTCCAGTCGCGGCCCTCCGCAGCCGGCGACGGGTACGACGGCGGCGCATCTTCAGGGTCCAACTACGGCCCGGAGAACGAGGATCTGATCGCTGCGATCAGTGAGCGCAAAGCTCAGATCGCGACGTTCAACGGTGTCCCGGAAGACGACGTTCCGGCCGACGCCGTAACCGCCTCCGCCTCCGGACTCGACCCGCACATCAGTCCCGCGTACGCGGAGATCCAGATCGCGCGAGTCGCGAGTGCTCGCGGGATCACGGAGCGCGAGCTTCGCGAGCTGGTCGCTGCGCACACGAATGCCCCGGACTTGGGATACTTGGGGGAGACCCGTGTGAACGTTCTCGAACTGAACCTCGCACTGGACGAGTGGGGAGACTAGCGATGCCCAAACGGGGACAGCTGCGAGTGCTGCTCGGGGCTGCCCCCGGCGTCGGCAAGACCTACACCATGCTCGAAGACGGCCGTCGGTTGCTCGGCGAGGGGAAGGACGTCGTCGTCGGGATCGTTGAGACCCACGGACGGAAGGTCACTGCGGCACTGGCCGACGGGATCCCCGAGGTTCCCCGTCTCCGAGTCGAGCATCGAGGAGTCACGCTCGAAGAGATGGATCTCGACGCGGTGCTCGAGCGCCGTCCCTCCATTGCCCTGGTGGACGAGCTCGCGCACACCAACGCCCCCGGTTCGCGGAACGAGAAGCGTTGGCAGGACGTCGACGAACTGCTCGCCGCGGGGATCGACGTCATCTCGACGCTGAACATCCAGCACATCGAATCCCTGAATGATGTGGTGGAGCAGATCACGGGAGTGCCCCAGCGGGAGACCGTGCCCGACAGCTTCCTCCGCGGTGCCGAGCAGATCGAACTCGTCGATCTCGCTCCGCAGGCGTTGCGGGACCGGCTCGACGGCGGATTCGTCTACCCCGCGGAACGCATCGACGCTGCCCTGTCGAATTACTTCCGGTTGGGGAATCTCACCGCGCTGCGTGAACTCGCGCTGATCTGGTTGGCCGATGAGGTCGACCAGGCTCTCAAGGGTTACCGGAAGGACCACGGGATCGATCGCACCTGGGAGGCGCGCGAGCGTGTGGTCGTCGCGCTCACCGGAGGTGCGGAAGGAGAGACGCTCCTCCGGCGAGGCGCCCGCATCGCCGCGCGCTCCGCGGGCGGCGAGCTCGTCGCAGTCCACATCACCAGTCAGGACGGTCTCCGGACGGGGAATCCCGCCGCGCTCGCCCAACAGCGCGCACTCGTGGAACAGCTCAACGGCACCTTCCATCAGGTGATCGGGGACGACGTTCCGACGTCGCTCGTCGAGTTCGCCCGCTCGGTGAATGCCACGCAGCTGGTCTTGGGGGCGAGCCGGCGAGGCCGACTCGCCGGAGCACTCACGGGTGCCGGGATCGGCGCCACCGTGGTTCGCGAGTCCGGCGACATCGATGTGCACATGGTCAATCATGCGGCCGCAGGAAGACGGTTCACCCTGCCACCCCTCACCGGTGCCCTGACTCGAAAGCGC
Above is a genomic segment from Leucobacter rhizosphaerae containing:
- the kdpB gene encoding potassium-transporting ATPase subunit KdpB; its protein translation is MSTLTATHSSPTSTHTRTTGFSWNQIRAAIPGAFRKLDPREQWRNPVMFLVWIGAAFTTILALAEPVIGGPADSGGTRVPLSFTWAIAVWLWLTVLFANLAESVAEGRGKAQAETLRKTRTSTLANRLDDYYPAPDPSAESVGITQVSSSDLTLGDLVVVTAGELIPGDGDIVWGIASVDESAITGESAPVVRESGGDRSAVTGGTRVLSDRIVVRITSKPGETFVDRMISLVEGAARQKTPNEIALNILLASLSIIFVVVALTLNPIASYAAAPVSVTVLVALLVCLIPTTIGALLSAIGIAGMDRLVQRNVLAMSGRAVEAAGDVTTLLLDKTGTITYGNRRASAFVRVGGVQEQELVRAAALSSLADPTPEGVSIVDLAEREHGEVDRNTTGEIVPFTAQTRMSGLDLSDGTQIRKGAGSAIMAWLEDGGERLPSSLVAELNEYVERISQSGGTPLVVATKDATGAGRLLGVVHLKDVVKEGLPAKFAEMRAMGIRTVMITGDNPLTAAAIAKEAGVDDFLAEATPEDKLAYIRKEQEGGNLVAMTGDGTNDAPALAQADVGVAMNSGTSAAKEAGNMVDLDSDPSKLIDVVRIGKQLLITRGALTTFSIANDLAKYFAIIPAMFMGVFPQLAALNIMGLHSPASAVLSAIIFNAIVIVFLIPLALRGVKYRPGNASRILGRNLAVYGLGGVIAPFIGIWLIDLLVRFIPGF
- the kdpC gene encoding potassium-transporting ATPase subunit KdpC, whose translation is MNTQARGIGRTIWVATRTMALLTAALGVGYTLLITGIGHVALPGQASGSIITSQDGDPVGSSLIGQTFTDADGNPIPEYFQSRPSAAGDGYDGGASSGSNYGPENEDLIAAISERKAQIATFNGVPEDDVPADAVTASASGLDPHISPAYAEIQIARVASARGITERELRELVAAHTNAPDLGYLGETRVNVLELNLALDEWGD